In Trueperaceae bacterium, a genomic segment contains:
- a CDS encoding ABC transporter ATP-binding protein, with the protein MPADPAAHAPEALEQEAAIRFEHVSKAYGDTAAVHDLNVAVRRGELVVLLGPSGCGKTTTLRMINRLERPTAGRVLVNGTDVASQEPETLRRGIGYVIQATGLFPHLTVGQNVEVVPRLLGWPRARRRARARELLALVGLEPDTYAERFPHDLSGGEQQRVGVARALAADPPILLMDEPFGAVDPLTRDRLQGEFQELQRSLRKTVVFVTHDLDEAVRLADRVCLMRDGAVEQYAPPQELLSAPANEFVQQFVGPLRALKRLGRLRVSELLRPSRRADDYEGSVGAETDLRTALAELLQLGASRLAVVDEAGRHLGELRLADIVALGDGG; encoded by the coding sequence ATGCCCGCTGACCCCGCCGCCCACGCGCCCGAAGCGCTCGAGCAGGAGGCGGCCATCCGCTTCGAGCACGTGAGCAAGGCCTACGGCGACACCGCCGCCGTGCACGACCTGAACGTCGCCGTGCGGCGCGGCGAACTCGTGGTGCTCCTCGGGCCGTCGGGCTGCGGCAAGACCACCACCTTGCGCATGATCAACCGCCTGGAACGGCCCACGGCCGGCAGGGTGCTCGTCAACGGCACGGACGTCGCCAGCCAGGAACCCGAGACGCTCAGGCGCGGCATCGGCTACGTGATCCAGGCGACCGGCCTCTTCCCGCACCTGACGGTGGGGCAGAACGTGGAGGTGGTGCCGCGCCTCCTCGGCTGGCCCCGCGCCAGGCGCCGAGCGCGCGCCCGCGAGCTCCTCGCGCTGGTCGGGCTCGAGCCGGACACGTACGCCGAGCGCTTCCCGCACGACCTCTCCGGCGGCGAGCAGCAGCGCGTGGGCGTGGCACGCGCCCTGGCCGCCGACCCGCCCATCCTGCTCATGGACGAGCCGTTCGGCGCCGTCGACCCCCTCACGCGCGACCGGCTGCAGGGCGAGTTCCAGGAGCTGCAACGCAGCCTCCGCAAGACCGTCGTGTTCGTGACGCACGACCTCGACGAGGCGGTGCGCCTCGCCGACAGGGTGTGCCTCATGCGCGACGGCGCCGTGGAACAGTACGCCCCCCCGCAGGAGCTCCTCAGCGCGCCCGCCAACGAGTTCGTGCAGCAGTTCGTGGGTCCGCTACGCGCCCTGAAGCGCCTGGGGCGCCTGCGCGTGAGCGAGCTGCTGCGACCGAGCCGGCGTGCGGACGATTACGAAGGCAGCGTCGGCGCCGAGACGGACCTGCGCACCGCGCTGGCCGAGCTCCTGCAGCTTGGCGCCTCCCGCCTCGCCGTCGTAGACGAGGCGGGCCGGCACCTGGGCGAGCTGCGCCTCGCCGACATCGTGGCGTTGGGTGACGGCGGATGA